A window from Rhinoraja longicauda isolate Sanriku21f chromosome 26, sRhiLon1.1, whole genome shotgun sequence encodes these proteins:
- the psph gene encoding phosphoserine phosphatase isoform X1, whose translation MYVCMYGSLTYKPYSSKTVHQSATIFVPPYSPLTWATIRNTCNKMATDVETKAILRSADAVCFDVDSTVIKEEGIDELAKFCGVGDAVAEMTRNAMGGNISFKKALTERLAIIQPSRDQVKRLMNDKPPCLTEYIMELVDQLQQRNVQVFLISGGFQAIVEHIAAMINIPLTNVYANKLKFHLNGDYAGFDETQPTAESGGKGRVIGLLKKERGFKKVVMIGDGVTDLEACPPADAFIGFGGNIVRQQIKEKAKWFVTSFQEITAELEQ comes from the exons atgtatgtgtgtatgtacggaagtttaacttacaaaccctactcctccaagacggtacaccaaagcgctacgatttttgtaccgccgtattcaccattaacctgggcaactatt AGGAACACTTGCAACAAAATGGCTACAGACGTTGAAACAAAAGCTATCTTGCGGAGCGCTGATGCAGTTTGCTTTGATGTGGACAGCACAGTGATAAAAGAAGAAGGAATTGATGAGTTGGCAAAATTTTGTGGAGTCGGGGATGCTGTGGCAGAAAT GACACGGAATGCAATGGGTGGAAATATCTCATTTAAAAAGGCCTTAACGGAGCGCCTAGCTATAATCCAACCTTCACGTGATCAAGTGAAAAGACTTATGAATGATAAACCCCCTTGCTTAACTGAGTACATTAT GGAACTAGTTGATCAGCTTCAACAGCGGAACGTGCAAGTCTTCTTGATCTCTGGTGGATTCCAGGCCATTGTGGAACACATAGCTGCAATGATCAATATTCCCTTGACCAATGTCTATGCAAACAAGCTGAAATTTCATCTCAATG GTGATTACGCTGGTTTTGATGAAACACAACCAACAGCAGAATCTGGTGGGAAAGGCCGGGTCATAGGTCTTCTGAAAAAAGAAAGAGGATTTAAGAAGGTCGTTATGATTGGGGATGGAGTCACGGACTTGGAGGCATGCCCGCCTGCT GATGCATTTATCGGATTTGGTGGGAATATTGTCCGACAACAAATAAAGGAGAAAGCCAAATGGTTCGTCACAAGCTTTCAAGAAATTACTGCAGAACTGGAACAGTAA
- the psph gene encoding phosphoserine phosphatase isoform X2, translating into MATDVETKAILRSADAVCFDVDSTVIKEEGIDELAKFCGVGDAVAEMTRNAMGGNISFKKALTERLAIIQPSRDQVKRLMNDKPPCLTEYIMELVDQLQQRNVQVFLISGGFQAIVEHIAAMINIPLTNVYANKLKFHLNGDYAGFDETQPTAESGGKGRVIGLLKKERGFKKVVMIGDGVTDLEACPPADAFIGFGGNIVRQQIKEKAKWFVTSFQEITAELEQ; encoded by the exons ATGGCTACAGACGTTGAAACAAAAGCTATCTTGCGGAGCGCTGATGCAGTTTGCTTTGATGTGGACAGCACAGTGATAAAAGAAGAAGGAATTGATGAGTTGGCAAAATTTTGTGGAGTCGGGGATGCTGTGGCAGAAAT GACACGGAATGCAATGGGTGGAAATATCTCATTTAAAAAGGCCTTAACGGAGCGCCTAGCTATAATCCAACCTTCACGTGATCAAGTGAAAAGACTTATGAATGATAAACCCCCTTGCTTAACTGAGTACATTAT GGAACTAGTTGATCAGCTTCAACAGCGGAACGTGCAAGTCTTCTTGATCTCTGGTGGATTCCAGGCCATTGTGGAACACATAGCTGCAATGATCAATATTCCCTTGACCAATGTCTATGCAAACAAGCTGAAATTTCATCTCAATG GTGATTACGCTGGTTTTGATGAAACACAACCAACAGCAGAATCTGGTGGGAAAGGCCGGGTCATAGGTCTTCTGAAAAAAGAAAGAGGATTTAAGAAGGTCGTTATGATTGGGGATGGAGTCACGGACTTGGAGGCATGCCCGCCTGCT GATGCATTTATCGGATTTGGTGGGAATATTGTCCGACAACAAATAAAGGAGAAAGCCAAATGGTTCGTCACAAGCTTTCAAGAAATTACTGCAGAACTGGAACAGTAA